The window CCGGCCAGCAGCTGATTCTTGATGCGCGCGAGCGCGTCTGCCGGGAAGGTCGGCTTGCCCACGACCTCCGAGAACAGCTTCAAGGCGGGCTCGCGTTTATCCGGGGCGCTCAGGCTGCGGATCGACGCCACGGCCATGTCGCGATAGGCACCGTTGCCGAACATAGCGCCCAGGCCATCGAAGCCCTCGGCGATGGCGGTCACATCCTTGCCTTTGATGCCCTCGTTGAGCATGGCATTGGTCAGTACGGCGACGCCGGGGAGGGTTTGGTCCTGGCTGCTACCAGCGGCGAAGGTCAGGCGCATATCGAACATCGGCAGCTCACGCGCCTCGACGAACAGCACCTTGGCGCCTTCGGCGGTTTGCCAGGTCTGGATATTCAGGGTGCGACGCGCCGGAGCCTTGCCATCCAGCTCTTTGAGCGACTCGATAGCGGGACGAGCAGGGGCGGTGCTGGCAGTGTCTTCAGCCAGCGCGGTCTGTGCGGTAAAAACGCTGAGGCCAGTGGTCAGCAGCAGGCCGAACAGCGTGTTACGTGGGCCATTGCGCTCACTCATTTTGCTTTCTCCTCAGGCAGAACGTGCGCAACGCTGAGGCGCTCACGGGTGAAATAGGTGCTGGCGGCTTTTTGGATGTCGGCCGGGGTCACGCTCTGCAGCGCAGCCAGTTCTTCGTCGATCAGCTTCCACGACAGGCCCACGGTTTCCAGCTGGCCGATGGTGCTGGCCTGGGACGTAATCGAGTCACGCTCGAAGACCAGACCGGCAATCACTTGAGCCCGAACCCGCTCCAGCTCGCTGGCGGTCGGCGGCTTGGTTTTCAGCTCGTCGAGCAAACGCCAGATACCGGCTTCGACGTCAGCCAGGGTTTTCTTCTTTTGCGTGTTGGGCGTAGCGCTGATGGTGAACAGGCTGTCACCACGGGCAAAGGCGTCGTAACTGGCGCCCGCGCCGGAGACCAGTTCTTCACCGCGTTCCAGTCTGGTCGGGATGCGGGCGCTGTAGCCGCCGTCCAGCAACGCGTCGATCAGGCGTAACGCGTTGACCGAACGTGGATCTTCGGTGGTGGCCAGGCTTGGCACGTTAAAGCCGTACATCAGAGTCGGCAGTTGGGTTTGCACATGCAGGGTGATGCGGCGCTCACCGGGTTCGGCCAGTTCAAGCGGTTTTTTCGACGGCGGTACTTCGCGGCGCGGGACTGGCCCAAAGAAGCGTTCGGCCAGGGCTTTGACTTCATCCGGCTTCACGTCACCCACCACGACCAGCGTGGCGTTGTTCGGTGCATACCAGGCTTCGTACCAGTGGCGCAGCTCCTCGACCTTCATGCGTTCCAGGTCTGCCATCCAGCCGATGGTCGGCGTGTGATAACCACTGGCGGGGTAGGCCATGGCTTTGAAGCGTTCGTAGGCTTTGGAAGTCGGCTTATCGTCGGTGCGCAGCCGGCGCTCTTCCTTGATGACTTCGATTTCGCGGCTGAACTCGTCGGCAGGCAGCTTCAGGCTGGCCATGCGGTCGGCTTCCAGCTCGAAAGCGACGGCCAGACGATCACGGGCCAGAACCTGGTAATAAGCGGTGTAGTCGTCGCTGGTGAAGGCGTTTTCTTCCGCGCCGAGATCGCGCAGGATCAGCGAAGCTTCGCCGGGGCCGGTTTTCGAGCTGCCTTTGAACATCATGTGCTCAAGGGCGTGGGACAGACCTGTCTGGCCCGGCGTCTCGTAGCTGGAGCCGACTTTGTACCAGATCTGGGAAACCACCACAGGCGCGCGGTGATCTTCGCGAACAACGACCTTGAGGCCGTTATCGAGGGTGAATTCATGGGTAGGTTGCGGGTCGGCGGCCATTGCGCCGAATGGCAGACAAATTGTGCCGAACAGCAGGCCTGCGGCACGGCGGGCTAGAGCATTCATTCGTAATTTGAACCTGTAAGACGGCCCGTTTGAACTTAGCGTCCACGGGCGCGGGGGTTAGGGCGTATCATCAGTTATTTCCACCGCCGCGCCGGAGCCTGAGATTATGCAGGGCAAGGCGCGAGGAGCGTGGTTTGGTCATTCCAAACGAGCAACGAGCAACGCCGCCCTGCATAATCTCAGGCCCGGCCCTCCGGGTTGTCAGCTAAAAACGCGCCATGCTGCGTTGCAGGCCTTGGAAAGGAAACACACATTCCCTTCGGCCTGCGCCTTGCCTGGCGCGCTTTTAGCTGGCAACGCGGCGGTGGAAATAACTGATGACACGCCCTAGGATAGCGGC of the Paucimonas lemoignei genome contains:
- the ptrA_1 gene encoding insulinase-like:peptidase M16, C-terminal, with amino-acid sequence MNALARRAAGLLFGTICLPFGAMAADPQPTHEFTLDNGLKVVVREDHRAPVVVSQIWYKVGSSYETPGQTGLSHALEHMMFKGSSKTGPGEASLILRDLGAEENAFTSDDYTAYYQVLARDRLAVAFELEADRMASLKLPADEFSREIEVIKEERRLRTDDKPTSKAYERFKAMAYPASGYHTPTIGWMADLERMKVEELRHWYEAWYAPNNATLVVVGDVKPDEVKALAERFFGPVPRREVPPSKKPLELAEPGERRITLHVQTQLPTLMYGFNVPSLATTEDPRSVNALRLIDALLDGGYSARIPTRLERGEELVSGAGASYDAFARGDSLFTISATPNTQKKKTLADVEAGIWRLLDELKTKPPTASELERVRAQVIAGLVFERDSITSQASTIGQLETVGLSWKLIDEELAALQSVTPADIQKAASTYFTRERLSVAHVLPEEKAK